TGTGCACAGAGAGGTTTATCCTGTTGTTCCGCCCAAAGTTGAATATTCGCTGACAAAACGGGGCCAGGATGCCATCGCGGTCATCGAATTTATCAGGAATTACGGGCTGCAACTGATGCAGGAGTTTGGTGTGGAGCATCCCGATGATAAAAAGCCCGCATAATCCTCGATTCTTTTTAAAGGTGTAAAGAGTAACAAATCAACCAGCCTTAGGCGTATTGCCCACTAATACGGGTTTTGCGCCGGAACAAGTATGCGCACCTGATTAGTCGGTCGTTCCGGAAGGACACTCGATGATTGGGCGAGCTTAACTATGTTTAGCAAGTCCAACCCATGGAGCAGGATGGTTGTGCCATGGTTGTAGTTGAAGTTTTGTATCTGGTGGATTTTAACGTTTTGCCGCCTGGCGCAGTGGCGGATTTCGGAGCTTCCGCCTCAGGCGGATTGATGCGAGGCAGAACCTGCCAGCCGGCAGGCAGGTGTTCGATTAACCACTATTACCTGCCATTGAGCCAAATGCCTGATATATGCCGTTTTTCTTTCCACTCTCATAGGTCAATGATTTTGTCGGCTTCTCTAATTCCGCTAAGATATGCTCCGTGAACAGTTCCTCTGTAATCTCTACTTGTGTGTTCTCCTGCAAAAAATAATTTTTTGTTTATCGTTTTTGCAAGTGTGTCAAAGTCGGCAGTGGTTGTGCCATTCGTTGCATAAGAATATGCACCATACGAATTGATATTTTGTCCCCATTTTGTCCGCAACATATTGGTCGGATTTGGTATGTTGTTGCCATATATAGCTTTCAGATGCAACATTACTTCATTTATGATGTCACTGTCCGACATACTTTCGGTTACAGTGGCATAGTCACCAAAAGCAAAAGTCATTAAAGCATTGGCACTGGTAAATTTCTTTACGTTTAAAAAGTAGTTGAATTTTCCCTTTGTTTCCGGTGTGTAGCCAATATATTGTAGAGAAATGTCCCAAAACGGTGTATTCCAAACATAAAGGAATTTATTCACATTTCCCATATTGGTTTTGGTAATTGCTGTCGCTTTGTCGGTCGGTAAAGCTGGATTAAAAGTGATTGCATTGTTTTTTAACACCCCTAACGGCACAGATACAATTACGTAATCACCTTCAATTGTGTCGCCATTTGTTGTAACCTTTACTTTTTGGCTTCCGTGGTCTATTGCAGTAACTCTTGTGTTTAGTCTTATATCAAGTCCCTGAGCCAAAAAATCTGTTACCTTGTCGTAGCCGTTGGTGATGATTACATCACTGCCACCGAATTCTTCGTCATCGTAGAAATATTTTGAGGAAAGTTTTGAAATGTCGCCACCTGTATTGAATTCTAAAAATGCCGAAAGCATATATTTCCAAAGTCTATTATTAGCTTGCGTTGGGTATAAAGAATTAAATACAGTCTCAAAACTTTGATTTTGATTTCCTGCATTTCTAACAGCATTCAAAGCGTTGTTGAATTGGTTTTCAGAACTCGTCAGAGTGCTGTCAGAATAAGCTGAACCATTAACATCAAACACTGAAACATTGTCATCATC
This window of the Bacteroidota bacterium genome carries:
- a CDS encoding FAD-dependent oxidoreductase, which codes for MQRRKFIKDTLTGLPLILLTPTLLASCGKDDDDIKPNGKTVIVIGAGISGLAAAKKLKQRGFTVIVLEAQEKVGGRLRTDRSLGVAFDEGASWIHGPNGNPITNLASQSGANTFLTDDDNVSVFDVNGSAYSDSTLTSSENQFNNALNAVRNAGNQNQSFETVFNSLYPTQANNRLWKYMLSAFLEFNTGGDISKLSSKYFYDDEEFGGSDVIITNGYDKVTDFLAQGLDIRLNTRVTAIDHGSQKVKVTTNGDTIEGDYVIVSVPLGVLKNNAITFNPALPTDKATAITKTNMGNVNKFLYVWNTPFWDISLQYIGYTPETKGKFNYFLNVKKFTSANALMTFAFGDYATVTESMSDSDIINEVMLHLKAIYGNNIPNPTNMLRTKWGQNINSYGAYSYATNGTTTADFDTLAKTINKKLFFAGEHTSRDYRGTVHGAYLSGIREADKIIDL